Genomic DNA from Candidatus Methylomirabilota bacterium:
ACCTGCATCCGCACCTTCTTGACACTCGAGCCACCCGCTGACCTGACGCTGGAGAAGGTCAAGGCCATCGTCGAGCAGTTCCCCGCCCTCGACCGCGTCGTGCTCCACGGGATCGGCGAGCCGCTGCTCAACCGGGAGATCTTCGACATCGTCGCGTACCTGAAGACCCGCGTGCCGATGGTGCTCTTCAACTCGGACGCCGTGAGCCTCACGCTGAAACGGGCCCGCCGGCTGATCGAGAGCGGTCTCGACGAGTACCGGGTGTCAATGGATGCGGCGACGCGAGAGACTTACATGAAGCTCCGCGGCGTTGACCAGTTCGCTCGCGTGGTGGCCAATGTGCGCTGGCTGATCGCACTTCAGCGCGAGATGGAGCGCCCAACACCGCGCGTCTCCCTCTGGCTCACCGCCTCGCGCGTCAACCTGGACGAGCTCCCTGCGTTCGTGGGGCTGGCCGGCGACCTCGGCGTCGGCGAGGTCTACGTGCAGCGGCTCGTCTTCAACGGTCTCGGGCTCGCCACTGAAGAGAACGCTCTCCACGGGAGGCTGCGCGAGCGAGAGAAACACGTGCTCGACGAGGCGGCGAGGCTCGCCCAGAGCTTGGGCGTCGCGCTCCGCGCCTCGGGGCTGACGACGCCACTGGAAAGCCTGAAGGGCGACGCCACGGGCGCGCGATACTGGGCCGGCTGCCAGCGGCCGTGGACCCTCAGTTACGTCACGGCCAACGGCAACGTGCTGCCCTGCTGCATCTCCCCGTGGGTCGCCCGCGACTACGGCGGCCTCATCCTCGGCAACGCCTTCCGCCAGCCCTTCGCGGAGATCTGGAACGGCGAGCGCTATCGGCAGTTCCGAATGGACTTCGAAAGCGCCGCGCCTCCCGACCCGTGCCGTGGTTGCGGGCTGCGCTGGAGCCTCTGACGCCATGGCGCCCAACGCTTTCGGTGTCGCGACGCTCGTGCCCGGCTGGCCGCTCGCGCTTTTCCGGATCGCCTACGGCCTGCTCTATCTCGACATGGCCCTCCAGAAGGCCCCCTGGATCGACTACGGCTGGCTCAAGGGCTTCATCGAGCAGGAGATCGCCCATCCCGCCTTCGGCTGGTACGCGGCGTTTCTCAAGAACGTCGTGGTGCCGAACTTCCCTCTCTTCGGCCTGCAGACGTTCGTCGTCGAGCTGACGCTCGGCCTGGCGCTGCTCTTCGGGATTCTGACGCGCCTGGCGGGCATCGCCGGTTTCCTCTGGCAGGTGAACATCGCGCTCGGCGCCTTCAACGTCCCCGGCGAGTGGTACTGGATCTGGCCGCTCCTGACGCTGCCCCTGTTCTGCTTCGCCTTCACCGGCGCCGGGCGCATCCTCGGCGTCGACCGCGTCCTCGAGCCGGCGCTGCGCCGCCGAGCGGCGGCCGGGCGCACGTGGGCGCGGGTGATGCAGTACGCCGTGTGACGCTCGGAGTAGCCGCGACGTGAGCAGGCAAACGGAAGCGCGCATCCTCGTCGGCGGCCTCGGAGCCGCGAGCCTGCTCGGCTACGGGCTAGGCCTGCCGCTGCTCGTCTCGGGCAGCCCGCGCACTCACGTCGCCTACATGGGCCTCTTCGGTGGCCTGTTCCTCCTCTACGTGCTCGTCATCTTAGTGGTCCTGCGCCGGCGCCCGGACGATCACCTCCTCCTCGGCCTGGTGCTAGTTTTCGCTCTCCTCTTCCGCGTGAGCCTCCTCGCGAGCCCGGTGGTGCTCTCCTCCGATCTCTATCGCTATCTCTGGGACGGCCGGGTGCAGTGGGCGGGGATCAGCCCATACCGCTACCCGCCAACTGCCGCCGAGCTCGCGCCGCTCCGTGACGAGACGATCTATCCCAACATCAACCGGCCGGCGAAGCCGACCGTCTACCCGCCGGGCGCCCAGGTCGCCTTTGCGCTGGTGGCGCTCGTCGCACCCGACAGCCTCCTGGCATGGCGAGCGTTCCTGCTTGCGAGTGAGGCCGTGACGGTGGGGCTCTTGCTCGCGCTGCTTCGCCGGGCGGGGGTGACCCGGGCGGCGGCGATCGTCTACGCCTGGTCGCC
This window encodes:
- a CDS encoding radical SAM protein, translating into MSTATRPAVVATLPRSLYLETTNRCDSECQTCIRTFLTLEPPADLTLEKVKAIVEQFPALDRVVLHGIGEPLLNREIFDIVAYLKTRVPMVLFNSDAVSLTLKRARRLIESGLDEYRVSMDAATRETYMKLRGVDQFARVVANVRWLIALQREMERPTPRVSLWLTASRVNLDELPAFVGLAGDLGVGEVYVQRLVFNGLGLATEENALHGRLREREKHVLDEAARLAQSLGVALRASGLTTPLESLKGDATGARYWAGCQRPWTLSYVTANGNVLPCCISPWVARDYGGLILGNAFRQPFAEIWNGERYRQFRMDFESAAPPDPCRGCGLRWSL
- a CDS encoding TQO small subunit DoxD, which codes for MAPNAFGVATLVPGWPLALFRIAYGLLYLDMALQKAPWIDYGWLKGFIEQEIAHPAFGWYAAFLKNVVVPNFPLFGLQTFVVELTLGLALLFGILTRLAGIAGFLWQVNIALGAFNVPGEWYWIWPLLTLPLFCFAFTGAGRILGVDRVLEPALRRRAAAGRTWARVMQYAV